In Luteibacter mycovicinus, a genomic segment contains:
- the nudC gene encoding NAD(+) diphosphatase, producing MSYGTERHTPVEGRVRDNVFAGVAIDRMAERRDDRLWVEETERADDTRFLVLDSEGQAFVDERGEHPQWMTPVMRAERFGDVVSTLLGIANGTAWFALVLDEAHAEIFVDLTSARRMSLREAGLILPAFEAGLFAFAKGITHWQRQTRFCSLCGAPTLVVASGHRVQCTNPDGPHMHFPRTDAAIIVIVEDGDRCLLGRQRGWPAGRYSTLAGFIEPGESLEDAVRREVREESGVEVLHATYHSSQPWPLPASLMVGFTATARTREIILRDDELEDARWFTADDIVSGMRSGELGVPPPLSVSYRLIGHWLAQRNISLEELIASSPAR from the coding sequence GTGAGCTACGGAACGGAGCGCCACACGCCCGTAGAAGGTCGCGTGCGGGATAACGTCTTCGCCGGCGTCGCCATCGACCGTATGGCCGAGCGCCGCGACGATCGTCTCTGGGTCGAAGAAACCGAACGCGCCGACGACACGCGCTTCCTGGTGCTGGACAGCGAAGGGCAGGCCTTCGTCGACGAGCGTGGCGAGCATCCTCAGTGGATGACTCCCGTGATGCGGGCCGAACGCTTCGGCGATGTGGTCTCCACGCTGCTGGGGATCGCCAACGGAACGGCATGGTTCGCGCTGGTGCTCGACGAGGCGCATGCTGAGATCTTCGTCGACCTGACCTCCGCGCGACGCATGTCGCTGCGCGAAGCCGGGTTGATCCTGCCGGCCTTCGAAGCGGGACTCTTCGCGTTCGCCAAGGGCATCACGCATTGGCAGCGGCAGACGCGTTTCTGCAGTCTCTGTGGTGCTCCCACGCTCGTCGTGGCTTCGGGACATCGCGTGCAGTGCACGAATCCCGACGGTCCGCACATGCATTTTCCCCGCACCGACGCCGCGATCATCGTGATCGTGGAGGACGGCGACCGTTGCCTGCTGGGCCGACAGCGCGGCTGGCCGGCGGGCCGGTATTCCACACTGGCCGGCTTCATCGAGCCGGGCGAGTCGCTCGAGGATGCGGTCAGGCGCGAAGTGCGCGAAGAGTCCGGCGTGGAGGTACTTCACGCGACCTACCACTCGTCACAGCCCTGGCCCCTGCCGGCCTCCCTGATGGTCGGTTTCACGGCCACGGCCAGAACCCGCGAGATCATCCTCCGCGACGACGAGCTGGAAGACGCCCGCTGGTTCACCGCCGACGACATCGTGTCCGGCATGCGTTCGGGTGAACTGGGCGTACCGCCGCCGCTATCGGTCTCGTATCGCCTGATCGGACACTGGCTGGCGCAGCGGAATATCTCCCTCGAGGAACTGATCGCGAGTTCGCCGGCCCGCTGA
- a CDS encoding ATP synthase subunit I: MLNSLAAGRHLAMRVVIAQIGVAIIAGLAFSLQGRAAGLAAFAAALIVAIANALFAARAFSALGGGAATFMRFLVGMILRWIVLVGGLALILVQWKLPFLPALVGLVAGFTVNVFAFRFKG; the protein is encoded by the coding sequence TTGCTCAACAGTCTTGCCGCCGGTCGTCATCTCGCCATGCGCGTCGTTATCGCGCAGATCGGGGTGGCTATCATCGCGGGACTCGCTTTTTCACTGCAGGGGCGTGCCGCCGGACTGGCCGCGTTTGCAGCCGCCCTGATCGTCGCTATCGCCAACGCGCTTTTCGCAGCGCGAGCGTTCAGCGCGCTGGGTGGAGGCGCGGCGACGTTCATGAGGTTCCTGGTGGGAATGATCCTTCGATGGATCGTCCTCGTCGGCGGGCTGGCGCTCATTCTGGTCCAGTGGAAACTGCCGTTCCTGCCCGCGCTCGTGGGGTTGGTGGCGGGTTTCACGGTCAACGTATTTGCATTCAGATTCAAGGGTTGA
- the atpE gene encoding F0F1 ATP synthase subunit C has protein sequence MELTALFAHVQGMTAIAIGVIIGLGALGACLGIAIMGSKFLESAARQPELVPLLQGRMFLLAGLIDAAFIIGLAIALLLAFSNPLIGVLRTAAGG, from the coding sequence ATGGAACTCACCGCACTCTTCGCACACGTGCAGGGCATGACCGCCATCGCCATCGGCGTGATCATCGGCCTCGGCGCGCTCGGCGCCTGCCTCGGCATCGCGATCATGGGCTCGAAGTTCCTCGAGTCGGCCGCTCGTCAGCCGGAACTGGTTCCGCTGCTGCAGGGCCGCATGTTCCTGCTCGCCGGTCTGATCGACGCCGCGTTCATTATCGGCCTCGCCATCGCCCTGCTGCTCGCCTTCTCGAACCCGCTGATCGGCGTTCTGCGCACCGCCGCCGGCGGCTGA
- a CDS encoding DUF6776 family protein: MAPSHPPRFVVRRLDDMSVERRKRLLMGAAWLGSLFLTTLLTLSLTAGKAPAGKPGHGPIVAHETEAEDLRQQVANLQRAGQVSEIAARELRRNLAERDEEISGLRTDLAFYSRLVGGNGQRDGLKIQGTRTTAIKGAPNGWNVVITLTQNARRGDEVKGDVHLAVEGIQDNKVRTLEGAALGQAASVDGLPFAFRYFQQIQGSFTLPAGFQPTRLRLEARPAGDDTVSATVPWAEATRNDEASDVQQ; encoded by the coding sequence ATGGCCCCAAGCCATCCACCCCGCTTCGTCGTGCGCCGGCTCGACGACATGTCCGTCGAGCGGCGAAAACGGCTGCTGATGGGCGCCGCGTGGCTGGGCAGCCTGTTCCTGACCACGCTGCTGACCTTGAGTCTGACGGCGGGCAAGGCGCCGGCCGGCAAGCCAGGCCATGGCCCCATCGTGGCGCACGAGACCGAGGCCGAAGACCTGCGCCAGCAGGTCGCCAACCTGCAGCGGGCGGGCCAGGTCAGCGAGATCGCCGCCAGGGAACTCAGGAGAAACCTCGCTGAGCGCGATGAGGAGATCAGTGGTCTGCGTACGGATCTGGCGTTTTATTCGCGCCTGGTCGGCGGTAACGGGCAGCGCGACGGCCTGAAAATCCAGGGCACACGCACCACGGCGATCAAGGGCGCGCCGAACGGATGGAACGTGGTGATCACTCTGACTCAGAACGCGCGCCGGGGCGATGAGGTCAAAGGCGATGTCCACCTCGCCGTGGAGGGTATCCAGGACAACAAGGTGCGTACCCTCGAAGGCGCCGCTCTCGGCCAGGCCGCATCCGTGGATGGTCTGCCCTTCGCCTTCCGGTATTTTCAACAGATCCAGGGCAGCTTCACGCTGCCGGCTGGGTTCCAGCCGACGCGGCTGCGCCTCGAAGCGCGGCCTGCCGGGGACGACACCGTCAGCGCCACCGTGCCCTGGGCCGAGGCAACACGCAACGACGAGGCAAGCGATGTTCAACAGTAA
- the queD gene encoding 6-carboxytetrahydropterin synthase QueD, producing the protein MRIYKTFNIEAAHRLPNVPEGHKCARLHGHSFRVELHVEGPVDPVFGWVMDFGDLKARFQPLYDRLDHNYLNDIEGLENPTSENLARWIFQRLRVDVPGLAKVVVNETCTSGAEYTGD; encoded by the coding sequence ATGCGTATCTATAAGACGTTCAACATCGAGGCGGCGCATCGCTTGCCGAATGTGCCCGAAGGCCACAAGTGCGCGCGGCTGCACGGTCATTCGTTTCGTGTGGAGCTCCACGTGGAAGGCCCGGTCGACCCCGTCTTCGGCTGGGTCATGGACTTCGGCGACCTGAAGGCGCGCTTCCAGCCGCTCTACGACCGCCTCGACCACAACTATCTCAACGATATCGAAGGTCTCGAGAATCCGACCAGTGAAAATCTCGCGCGCTGGATCTTCCAGCGGCTGCGTGTCGACGTGCCGGGTCTGGCCAAGGTCGTGGTCAACGAGACCTGTACCTCGGGTGCGGAATACACGGGCGACTGA
- the atpB gene encoding F0F1 ATP synthase subunit A, whose translation MASEPQGGLTEYIQHHLNHMTVNFSADHFWFWNIRLDSIVVSFVLGAIFCLWFWLFARKATSGVPSKGQALVELAVEFVDTQVKDTFHGDRRTVTPLALSIFMWVFFMNAMDLLPVDLPGWLVHTFSGAEVAHHTYFRQVPTADINTTVGLALAVILIVIGHGIKAKGGFGFGKEMLTAPFHAESMGAKIVLLIPNLLLNVVETLSKPVSLAMRLFGNMYGGELVFMLIAGLMVSWIGFVPGVVFNTAWAIFHILIIALQAFIFMMLTIVYIATAREHH comes from the coding sequence ATGGCGAGCGAACCGCAAGGCGGTCTGACCGAATACATCCAGCACCACCTGAACCACATGACGGTGAATTTCAGCGCCGATCATTTCTGGTTCTGGAACATCCGCCTCGACTCGATCGTGGTGTCCTTCGTGCTGGGCGCCATCTTCTGCCTGTGGTTCTGGCTGTTCGCCCGCAAGGCGACGTCGGGTGTCCCGTCCAAGGGTCAGGCGCTGGTCGAACTCGCCGTCGAATTCGTCGACACTCAGGTGAAGGACACCTTCCACGGCGACCGCCGCACGGTCACGCCGCTGGCGCTGTCGATCTTCATGTGGGTGTTCTTCATGAACGCGATGGATCTGCTGCCGGTGGATCTGCCCGGCTGGCTGGTGCATACGTTCAGCGGTGCCGAAGTCGCGCATCACACCTATTTCCGCCAGGTTCCCACGGCTGACATCAACACCACGGTCGGTCTGGCCCTCGCGGTGATCCTCATCGTCATCGGCCACGGCATCAAGGCCAAGGGCGGCTTCGGTTTCGGTAAGGAAATGCTCACCGCGCCGTTCCATGCGGAGAGCATGGGCGCCAAGATCGTCCTGCTCATCCCGAACCTGCTTCTTAACGTCGTCGAGACCCTGTCGAAGCCCGTGTCCCTCGCGATGCGACTCTTCGGCAACATGTACGGTGGCGAACTGGTGTTCATGCTGATCGCCGGCCTGATGGTGAGCTGGATCGGCTTCGTGCCTGGTGTCGTGTTCAACACGGCCTGGGCGATCTTCCACATCCTGATCATCGCCCTTCAGGCGTTCATCTTCATGATGTTGACGATCGTCTATATCGCCACGGCACGTGAACACCACTAA
- a CDS encoding cobalamin biosynthesis protein, translating to MALRLLAILISLAIVWSVPRLARWRDDRWFRGWVSRLSDLSGPGRVAVVLLVPVIAAAIIAGVLRALPFFDLAWLAFAIVVLTYALGPREIETDIDAILRASDTLRRDEALIALRHDEETLPWFAPALVEAAFYGALRRRFGVLLWFLLLGPAGALGYRLAQLLGRDASLSVDTDTRTAARRLADALDWIPAHLMVFAMALVSDFDAVMGAWKQWHRTSGSPRSRLDPDFLGAVARAGVDADVEAGDGYAQDVSDPVVELEDARRVIRRVLVVWLAVVALIVLAAWVA from the coding sequence ATGGCTCTACGTCTCCTCGCGATTCTCATCTCCCTGGCCATCGTCTGGAGCGTGCCCCGGCTGGCGCGCTGGCGTGACGACCGCTGGTTCCGGGGCTGGGTCTCCCGCTTGAGCGATCTTTCCGGTCCCGGTCGCGTCGCGGTCGTGCTGCTGGTTCCCGTCATCGCGGCGGCGATCATCGCCGGCGTACTCCGTGCCCTGCCCTTCTTCGATCTGGCATGGCTGGCTTTCGCGATCGTCGTGCTGACCTACGCACTCGGACCCCGCGAAATCGAGACCGATATCGACGCGATCCTGCGTGCGAGCGATACGCTTCGCCGCGACGAGGCCCTGATCGCGCTCCGCCACGACGAAGAGACCCTTCCGTGGTTTGCGCCGGCTCTGGTCGAGGCCGCCTTTTACGGCGCGCTTCGTCGTCGCTTCGGCGTGCTGCTGTGGTTCCTGCTGCTCGGGCCGGCCGGCGCGCTCGGCTATCGCCTCGCGCAGTTGCTGGGTCGCGACGCGTCGCTATCCGTCGACACGGACACGCGTACCGCGGCACGTCGTCTGGCCGATGCGCTCGACTGGATTCCCGCCCACCTGATGGTTTTTGCGATGGCGCTGGTCTCCGATTTCGACGCCGTCATGGGCGCATGGAAGCAGTGGCATCGCACCTCGGGGAGCCCGCGCTCGCGGCTGGACCCGGACTTCCTGGGTGCCGTCGCCCGTGCCGGTGTCGATGCCGACGTGGAAGCCGGCGACGGCTACGCGCAGGACGTCAGCGACCCCGTCGTCGAACTCGAAGATGCTCGCCGGGTCATACGGCGCGTGCTTGTGGTCTGGCTGGCAGTGGTTGCGCTGATCGTGCTGGCCGCCTGGGTGGCGTGA
- a CDS encoding (2Fe-2S)-binding protein has translation MCNAVTDHAIRRAAADGVESFAELQARTGCSDCCGACESEARQCLREAVSEMRPVLSFLPTPA, from the coding sequence ATGTGCAACGCCGTCACCGACCACGCCATTCGCCGCGCCGCGGCCGATGGTGTCGAATCGTTCGCCGAGCTCCAGGCCCGCACCGGCTGTTCCGACTGCTGCGGCGCCTGTGAGTCCGAGGCCCGGCAATGCCTCCGTGAGGCGGTCTCCGAGATGCGCCCGGTGCTGAGCTTTCTCCCTACCCCGGCCTGA
- a CDS encoding bactofilin family protein has product MFNSKGKNQGPAVGIAATSLIARGVIIRGDVLFSGSLHLDGAVEGSVHADTGSDGFLTISETGRVTGRIEVPHASINGGVTGDIDVSERLELAPLARIEGDVHYQVLEMAAGAQVNGKMIHRAPPTVRQLAQAGIEKTPTLSEA; this is encoded by the coding sequence ATGTTCAACAGTAAGGGGAAGAACCAGGGGCCGGCCGTCGGTATCGCCGCCACGAGCCTGATCGCGCGGGGCGTGATCATTCGTGGAGACGTGCTTTTCAGCGGCTCGCTGCACCTGGATGGCGCGGTCGAGGGCTCCGTCCACGCCGACACGGGTAGCGACGGCTTTCTCACCATCAGTGAGACGGGACGCGTCACCGGGCGGATCGAGGTGCCACACGCAAGCATCAACGGCGGCGTGACCGGCGACATTGATGTGTCCGAAAGGCTCGAACTGGCGCCGCTGGCGCGTATCGAAGGCGACGTTCACTACCAGGTGCTGGAAATGGCCGCCGGTGCACAGGTCAACGGCAAGATGATCCATCGGGCGCCCCCGACCGTACGGCAGCTGGCCCAGGCGGGTATCGAGAAGACCCCGACGCTGTCCGAGGCTTGA
- a CDS encoding RNA pyrophosphohydrolase produces MIDADGYRPNVGIVLLNGDGRLFWARRVNRDGWQFPQGGMRSDETPLEAMYRELEEETGLLAKHVEVLAETRGWLRYRLPSRFVRHHQRPTCIGQKQVWFLLRLKCTEDTFRLDACEKPEFDLWRWVDFWYPANHVVNFKRQVYERALRQFAPTVETVCSVTVGTCPQQAEAERLARGGE; encoded by the coding sequence ATGATCGACGCAGATGGCTATCGACCGAATGTGGGCATCGTTCTCCTCAATGGGGACGGGCGCCTGTTCTGGGCGCGCCGTGTCAATCGCGACGGCTGGCAGTTTCCTCAGGGGGGCATGCGCAGCGACGAAACGCCGCTGGAGGCCATGTATCGCGAGCTGGAAGAAGAGACCGGCCTGCTCGCCAAGCACGTGGAAGTCCTCGCCGAGACCCGTGGCTGGCTGCGCTACCGGTTGCCCAGCCGCTTCGTGAGACACCATCAGCGCCCCACCTGCATCGGCCAGAAGCAGGTGTGGTTCCTGCTGCGCCTCAAGTGCACCGAGGACACCTTTCGCCTGGATGCCTGCGAAAAGCCGGAGTTCGACCTCTGGCGCTGGGTCGATTTCTGGTATCCCGCCAACCACGTGGTGAACTTCAAACGCCAGGTGTACGAGCGCGCCTTACGTCAGTTCGCACCCACGGTCGAGACCGTCTGTTCGGTCACGGTGGGTACCTGCCCACAGCAGGCCGAAGCCGAACGGCTCGCCCGCGGCGGCGAATGA
- a CDS encoding LuxR family transcriptional regulator: MCLGRDSLDRPHQCGLAEEVFAALPMPCVVWRDEGGRAVMANAAFRREFGVGRGTAGPRWIADHLEPSGGADEFAFRDPHGQPRRYRVTRQRLEAPSGAFQAVFLMPLSDDESVAADSSSPASPVSIAATRPDLGLTRRESQVLDGIMSGKLNKVIASELRISPKTVELHRANLMAKLRVHNVVELARAVLDGPPSRPDERVADTDLSAA; this comes from the coding sequence ATGTGCCTTGGTCGTGACTCGCTCGACCGCCCGCACCAGTGCGGGCTGGCCGAAGAAGTGTTTGCCGCCCTGCCCATGCCCTGCGTGGTGTGGCGCGATGAAGGCGGGCGCGCGGTGATGGCCAACGCCGCATTCCGGCGGGAGTTTGGCGTGGGCCGCGGAACAGCCGGACCGCGCTGGATCGCCGACCACCTGGAGCCTTCCGGCGGCGCCGATGAATTCGCCTTCCGCGATCCGCACGGCCAGCCTCGCCGCTATCGCGTGACCCGGCAGCGTCTCGAAGCACCCAGCGGTGCGTTCCAGGCCGTTTTCCTGATGCCCCTCTCCGATGATGAGAGCGTGGCGGCGGATTCTTCTTCTCCGGCCAGCCCCGTCTCGATTGCCGCCACGCGTCCGGACCTCGGCCTGACGCGAAGGGAATCGCAGGTGCTCGACGGAATCATGAGCGGCAAGCTCAACAAGGTCATCGCCAGCGAACTGCGGATCAGCCCGAAGACCGTGGAACTCCACCGCGCCAATCTGATGGCGAAGCTGCGCGTGCATAACGTCGTGGAACTGGCGAGGGCCGTTCTGGACGGGCCTCCCTCCCGTCCCGACGAGCGGGTCGCGGACACCGACCTGTCGGCCGCCTGA
- the erpA gene encoding iron-sulfur cluster insertion protein ErpA, whose product MNNPFPMAPSAAAPDYRSAGSPLIFTEAAARKVHELIDEEGNPSLKLRVYISGGGCSGFQYGFTFDEEQAEDDLAVSREGVTLVVDPLSLQYLTGAEIDYAESFSGSQFVIRNPNAKTTCGCGSSFSA is encoded by the coding sequence ATGAACAACCCCTTCCCCATGGCTCCGTCGGCAGCCGCGCCGGATTACCGCTCGGCGGGTTCGCCCCTGATCTTTACCGAGGCCGCCGCACGAAAGGTGCACGAGCTGATCGACGAAGAGGGCAACCCCTCGCTCAAGCTCCGCGTGTATATCAGCGGAGGCGGCTGCTCGGGTTTCCAGTACGGCTTCACCTTCGACGAAGAGCAGGCCGAGGACGACCTGGCCGTATCGCGCGAGGGCGTGACCCTTGTCGTCGATCCGCTGTCGCTGCAGTACCTGACCGGCGCCGAGATCGATTACGCCGAGTCGTTCAGCGGTTCGCAGTTCGTGATTCGCAATCCGAACGCGAAGACCACGTGCGGCTGCGGCTCCTCGTTCAGCGCATGA
- the bfr gene encoding bacterioferritin, with amino-acid sequence MKGDAKVIEFLNKVLYNELAAINQYFLHYRMFKDWGYNELAKHEYEESIEEMKHADKLIERILFLDGLPNLQHLGKLRIGENVVEALQGDLDLEMIATKDLREAIAYSEGIHDFVSRDLFKFILGQEEEHIDWLETQFSLISDIGPERYMLSKVGSLDKH; translated from the coding sequence ATGAAGGGCGACGCGAAGGTCATCGAATTCCTCAACAAGGTCCTCTACAACGAGCTGGCCGCCATCAACCAGTACTTCCTGCATTACAGGATGTTCAAGGACTGGGGCTACAACGAACTCGCCAAGCACGAGTACGAGGAGTCCATCGAGGAAATGAAGCACGCCGACAAGCTGATCGAGCGGATCCTGTTCCTCGACGGCCTGCCGAACCTTCAGCACCTGGGCAAGCTGCGCATCGGCGAGAACGTGGTCGAAGCGCTGCAGGGCGACCTGGATCTCGAAATGATCGCGACGAAGGATCTGCGCGAGGCCATTGCCTACAGCGAAGGCATCCACGACTTCGTCAGCCGCGACCTCTTCAAGTTCATCCTGGGCCAGGAAGAAGAGCACATCGACTGGCTGGAGACGCAGTTCAGTCTGATTTCGGACATCGGTCCGGAGCGCTACATGCTCAGCAAGGTCGGCTCGCTCGACAAGCACTGA
- a CDS encoding phasin family protein — translation MPHVNGYADLARFVEQATSAQALAWRGMERVADLHLQAMEGHARAASGLMADAMLATDANAMRAIMARGGDLQREGVERAASAAGGIFDVAVETATSLGALVGQPARA, via the coding sequence ATGCCTCACGTAAACGGTTACGCCGATCTTGCCCGCTTCGTCGAGCAGGCCACTTCCGCGCAGGCCCTGGCCTGGCGCGGCATGGAGCGCGTGGCCGACCTGCACCTGCAGGCGATGGAAGGGCATGCGCGTGCGGCATCCGGCCTGATGGCCGATGCCATGCTCGCTACAGATGCGAACGCGATGCGCGCCATCATGGCGCGCGGTGGGGACCTCCAGCGGGAAGGCGTCGAGCGTGCCGCATCGGCCGCCGGTGGCATATTCGACGTGGCCGTTGAGACGGCCACCTCGCTCGGCGCGCTGGTAGGTCAGCCCGCCAGGGCCTGA
- a CDS encoding F0F1 ATP synthase subunit B, giving the protein MEINMTFLGQMISFAILVWFTTKFIWPQLNGAIEERQKKVAEGLAAAERARAELKDADAKVATEIKQARVQSTDIIDKAQQQANQILEKARADAIEEINRLKASAQDEIASMAQRAREQLREQVGALAVRGAEKIVQREIDPAAHKALLDQLAAEI; this is encoded by the coding sequence ATGGAAATTAACATGACCTTCCTGGGCCAGATGATCTCTTTTGCGATCCTGGTCTGGTTCACCACCAAGTTCATCTGGCCCCAGCTCAACGGTGCCATCGAAGAACGCCAGAAGAAGGTGGCCGAAGGGCTCGCCGCGGCGGAGCGCGCCCGCGCCGAGCTGAAGGATGCCGACGCCAAGGTCGCCACCGAGATCAAGCAGGCCCGCGTGCAGTCGACGGACATCATCGACAAGGCGCAGCAGCAGGCCAACCAGATTCTCGAGAAGGCCCGCGCCGACGCGATCGAAGAGATCAACCGCCTGAAGGCTTCGGCCCAGGACGAGATCGCTTCGATGGCCCAGCGTGCCCGTGAGCAGCTTCGCGAGCAGGTCGGCGCCCTCGCCGTCCGTGGCGCGGAGAAGATCGTGCAGCGCGAAATCGATCCGGCGGCCCACAAGGCCCTGCTCGACCAGCTCGCTGCCGAGATCTGA
- a CDS encoding F0F1 ATP synthase subunit delta, translating into MAQALTLARPYARAAFEVAHASGSLADWSSALNFAALVAADQRVAGLGNDPRVLPTQLVALHLPQGMAAEAPFARFLEELAENGRMALLPEIASLYDDYKRESESTLLVKVTSAMDLDAAESDKLRVSLKRRFKREIELDTHVDPALLGGVVIDTGEQVIDGSARGRLQRLASALTH; encoded by the coding sequence ATGGCCCAGGCGCTCACCCTCGCCCGTCCCTACGCACGCGCCGCCTTCGAAGTGGCGCATGCGTCGGGTTCGCTGGCCGACTGGTCGTCGGCGCTGAACTTCGCGGCGCTCGTCGCCGCGGACCAGCGCGTCGCCGGCCTCGGCAACGATCCGCGCGTGCTGCCGACCCAGCTGGTCGCGCTGCACCTGCCGCAAGGCATGGCCGCCGAGGCGCCGTTCGCCCGCTTCCTCGAGGAGCTCGCGGAAAACGGCCGCATGGCGCTCCTGCCGGAAATCGCCTCGCTGTACGACGACTACAAGCGTGAGTCGGAGTCGACCCTGCTGGTCAAGGTCACGAGCGCGATGGATCTCGACGCCGCCGAGTCGGACAAGCTTCGCGTTTCGCTGAAGCGCCGCTTCAAGCGTGAGATCGAACTGGATACGCACGTCGATCCGGCGTTGCTTGGCGGTGTCGTCATCGACACGGGCGAGCAGGTCATCGACGGTTCCGCGCGAGGCCGCCTGCAGCGGCTGGCCAGCGCGCTGACGCACTGA